TCACAAGATTGGTCGTAACCGTCACGCCATCAAGAAAGTACACAACCGCCGATGAGTCTTTGCCGAACGATCGAATGAATGAAGGTTGGCCTCCGCCAAAAGGCCTCAACGCTTTTCCCGAGTCTGCCCATTGACGTGTGCCGTTAGATGATAATTTCTGACCGTACACTCCGTACGAACTCTGGAGAGCTGCATCAGTTTCGTACCAGAACATGTACGTCTCACCAGTGAGCGGCGTGTATGCCACCCACGCATCATTGTGCAGCCGTCCGGGCAATGTCGAACCGGCTGCTCCGTTGGCGGGAAAGAGTTTCGTTCCGCTTGATGTTATATGCTGCGCGTGCGAGAATGAGCTGCCGGTGCTGTTCCTGTCGTCATGCCACACGCAGAACGCCCCGTTGCTCCCGTCGGGGATCAGCTTTGGAACGAAGAACCCGGAAACCCTGCCGAGGCCGTAAACGGTGTCGGGGTTTGCGTTCCAAACGGAAATGCCATTACGCGAGATTTTCCTCGCGTAGATTCTGTAGTTGGCAGGATTGATGAAACTCCCCGTGTATCCCGAGTTCATAAGAATCACGCTACCGGTATCACAACCGACAACTGCCGGATAGTCGAGGTTCTCAGTGCCCGTTCCCGAGATGAGTATCGGATCGACGCCCCACTGTTTGATACCCGCGGCATTGAGTTTCTGCAAGGCGACTTTGCGCGGACTGGAGCTGAAAATCCATGCAAACACAAAATCTCCATCCGATGTATTCGCCACCCGCGGGTTTGCTTGAAAAGTCGCGGGCGAAGTCGAAAGCCCGACCCCGTTTACGCCCCAGACAAAACTCCCCGCCGGGCTGATGCGGTACGCGAACGGCTCGATCTGTCCGCCGTTGCGGATGTCTGTAAAAACAACTACCGCGCAGTTGCTGTCATCGACTGTCAGATCATAATCCACCAGCGATGTGTTCTGCGGGTTCGCGCTGATGAGTAATCCGTTTTCTCCCCATTGCTTGATACCCTGCGCGTTGAGCCTCTGCATGTACACTCTGTATGCGCCGGAACGAGTGTCAAACCAGGAAACGTAGCAGCCGCCGTCGGTGGTCACGGCAATTTTCGGAAGTTCCTGCCTTCCTGACGTATCGGAAACAGCCAAGTTGATGTTGGGGTTAGACGACCATTGCGCCAAAAGAGAAGTCGGGGCAATAACAAAACATAGAACCAGAAATCGTGAGATGACATGCATGGTGAAAGCCTCTCGTGAAGCAAGTTAAAAATGAACGATGAGATGTGTCAGGAAAGTAAGAACTTTAGAACTGCAATACCAAACTCCTCCGGCTTATCCGCATGAACCCAATGCCCTGTATCGGCAATTGTCGCGATGATGGATCGGGGAAAGAGACGCTTGATCCGCTCTCTATCCTCTGCCGCTATGTACTTGGATTTTGCGCCTTTGACGAACAATGTGGGTTTTGAGAACACACTCTCGGCAGTAAGATCGCCGGCAATCTCATAATAGTGCTTCCTGATGATTGAGAGATTGACTTTCCATTTCAGCTTTCCATCGTCCGTACGCGTGAGGTTTTTCAAAATGAACTGCCGCAGAGCGAATCCGGGAATCCGTTTTGCTATTTCAACATCTGCTTCATGCCTGGTAGAGAGTCGGCCGAGCTTGAGCGAGCACATCGCGTCAAGAATCTCATCATGTGCATTGGCATATTTTCGGGGAGCAACGTCAACAACGACCAATTTATCGACAAAATCGGGAAACATCAGCGCAAACTGCATTGCCGTCTTCCCTCCCATCGAATGCCCGAGTATGTGTGCAGAAGGAAGATGATGATGATGCATGAAATCCCGGATGTCGGTGGCCATTGCCTCATAATTAAACGTGTCGCTGTGCGGGGACTTCCCGTGATTGCGCTGATCAACGGCGTAGACCTTGAATCCCGCCCCGGCATACTTCTTCGATTGCGTCTGCCAGTTGTCAAGCATACCGAGCAGGCCGTGCAGGATAATCAGCGGATGACCGCTATGGCCGTAGGATTTGTAGTTGAGATGAAGCATCAATATCTACCCTGTTTCCCGACTGTTAGACATCTGTCTCAGATGCCAGGACATGTTCCTTGATAATCGTCTTTCCGTCAACCAGCGTCACAAAGTTGAAACAAGGCGGATGATGAATATCGGGTTGCATTTTCTTGTCGTCAGGCCAGGAGTAGAACTGCCTGCCGGTACTCGCCACGCTCGAATAGAGAATGCCGTCCTTCATCACTTGAATTCCCCGGTGAACATGTCCGCCGAAAACGCCCTGCACTCTCTCTCTGAAGGGGAGAAGTGATTGATGAAAGCGTACGCCAT
This sequence is a window from Bacteroidota bacterium. Protein-coding genes within it:
- a CDS encoding T9SS type A sorting domain-containing protein codes for the protein MHVISRFLVLCFVIAPTSLLAQWSSNPNINLAVSDTSGRQELPKIAVTTDGGCYVSWFDTRSGAYRVYMQRLNAQGIKQWGENGLLISANPQNTSLVDYDLTVDDSNCAVVVFTDIRNGGQIEPFAYRISPAGSFVWGVNGVGLSTSPATFQANPRVANTSDGDFVFAWIFSSSPRKVALQKLNAAGIKQWGVDPILISGTGTENLDYPAVVGCDTGSVILMNSGYTGSFINPANYRIYARKISRNGISVWNANPDTVYGLGRVSGFFVPKLIPDGSNGAFCVWHDDRNSTGSSFSHAQHITSSGTKLFPANGAAGSTLPGRLHNDAWVAYTPLTGETYMFWYETDAALQSSYGVYGQKLSSNGTRQWADSGKALRPFGGGQPSFIRSFGKDSSAVVYFLDGVTVTTNLVRGFRVDRNGNVLWGGTIKDVSSVASSKGRLGGVMTQTGNSILVWSDNRSDDNGVYAQELNLNGELGVIASVRQSVSELPGSYELHQNYPNPFNPSTTISYQISTITHVSLNVYDVLGREVAVLLSELKEAGTHQLTVDASNLASGVYFYRLRAGAYVDSKKMILAK
- a CDS encoding alpha/beta fold hydrolase translates to MLHLNYKSYGHSGHPLIILHGLLGMLDNWQTQSKKYAGAGFKVYAVDQRNHGKSPHSDTFNYEAMATDIRDFMHHHHLPSAHILGHSMGGKTAMQFALMFPDFVDKLVVVDVAPRKYANAHDEILDAMCSLKLGRLSTRHEADVEIAKRIPGFALRQFILKNLTRTDDGKLKWKVNLSIIRKHYYEIAGDLTAESVFSKPTLFVKGAKSKYIAAEDRERIKRLFPRSIIATIADTGHWVHADKPEEFGIAVLKFLLS